The segment tgtagtACTTTGTCGTTAAGATGATCCAAGGAGCAATCAGAAGTGACGTCAAGATAAGTGGAAAGCCACTTTAAGAGCTCTGTTTTATTGTGATCCAACTAAACAGAGAAggctttttttcattttcttgtttccGGCTTTATCTTACTGTTCGAATCTTTTTCATCCTCTTTGTCTCTGAGTTTTTGCTTTAAATTGTCAAGTTATCTGTTGTCTTCTTCCAATGTCTCCGACTAAACCAAACAGCATGCTTGTCAAGACCGGCTCTTCAATAGGAGTGCTGGGCTATAGCCCAATGAAATTTAACTGCTAAATGGGTTTTTGCACTATGATTGGTCATGAGctttactattatatttttttttcaattataaatcgTTTAACTATCAACAACAATAATTCGTGTGTAACAACAGAAACAATTATTATAGAAAGAATAATAATGATTCTAACCCAacgttaatatttatttatgcgttgacaaaagaaaaaagatacaTAAATTTTATACGACGTGATTAAGCAACTTGACCCATGGCAGTTTTGTTTAAAGAATTAAAAGTTGCTTTGGTAGGAACCGGGTCAAGGTCACCGACATGAGACAAGAAGCATGACTCTCATTTCTCATCATTAATATCTTACTCCTCTCCAAAGATATTTGGGTTTTCCATTAGTTAGTAATGGCTGATTGTTTTAttagatattttctaaataaattaGAGTAGAGATGTCAATTAGGACTGAAGCCGGCAGTCCAAACCCGCCCAACCTTAAAATTACCGGATCTaaacttagttttaaaattatttgttatattaattacacagataattttaaatatataatatctagttagtttagttattatttagATGTATTAGActtcatataattaattgtattcaACTATAATCGTTTTTTGAtctaaacatataaaattttgaatagttTCTTATTTTAATTCAGGTTAATTTGTTACCTTAAATAATAAAACTATGTATAccttaatatattaaaaacatatatatatatattgaaattaaatagaaaataactaaataaatataccaataatattttaaaatttattttaaataatactaAACATATGAATTTGATTtgcttgtatttttttttgtaaatgttgaatttaaaatataaagaatagttaattaaaaccaaaaataaatattaagcaaaaacaaatattttttgatatggTTAAGTataatacttttattttattaaaagtatttgATAAACATAGGCTTATGATAAATAAGTATTTTAAAAtcttggtttaaatattttttaaaaataaaataatatcattttttaagatttgtttttgaaaattatgttatataagtaattttttttttaatttttatagtatatttttattttttattctaataaACATGTAAAGAAAGTGTGGATAAtagttttaatgaaaaattaatATGCAAAATCTAATGAATCATCTCAATAATAGTAATCATAAAATACTTTTAGTCAACTGAAGGTAActggttttatattatttttgtaatcatctaagaaaatgtatagatataaggaaaacatgttttaatcttgaaaatatataacattatattGCTTAACATAATGTTTTGAAAGGAAGATCTTTTTTTCAATATCAAGGTTTTTTgcaaaaattttctttttttatgaaatcatattatatatcaaaatatatatacatcttAATAATCTAAATTAAAATTGGATTAACATGAatcaataaacaaaaattaataatatcaattagatatattatttttaattcacTAAAATTAACAATTTTACCGGCAACACAACACATAAGAAACtagtttattacaaaaaaaatatatagagaagtcacaatcattttattctatatatatatccacaAGTCGAAAATAGACACATATTTATAAGAGATTGCTACTATCATTGAATTTTTTGAAGAATTTGCTTAGTCAGTCATGAATGAAATTACATGGAAAATCTTAATAGTAATTGATGAACGAAATTACAtggaaaatttaaatttaatagcAATTGTGAGGGAATTTAATGAAACAAACCCTCAACTATAATGTCATCCATTTTAAAACCCtcaagtattttaaaactgaaataaatCCTTAACTTGAATCTGTTAGAAAACATAACCCTCCGTCTAAAGAGACGTTAAaacttaaacaatttttttgtccATATATCATTTTACTAGAAAAAACAACGAGACATCTATATTAGTACAAAAACagcaagtttttttatttatctaagGCACACGTACTTTGGATGCTTGCAATATATATCCAGATAACATAAATTTATCACCAAAACAGAGAACtgtattttaccaaaaaaagcaGCACATCTTATTTTACCAAAGAAACAGAGTACTGTATTTTGCCCAAAAAAACAGAGGATATTGTAGTGTAACTTGGTTTTACCAAAGCAAATGAACTTCACAAAAAGCCAACGTAAAAAAATAAATCGGGAATTATCTTCTAAGAAATTATGGAAGATTGTGTTGGCTGAGTGGTGACATTTTCTTCAGCCATTGTCTTCTGTTTTTTCCTCGGCCTTCCTCGAGGTTTCTTAGTTGGTTTAGGCACAGCTTCACGCTTACATGACCGTATATTATGTCCAACTTGTTGACAGTTGCTGCAGGTCTGTAAGTTCAATAAGAATAaagaaatatatgataaaagataaacaatgtaaaataaagtaaatttgTAGTAAAACTGATACCATTTGAACTTTTTCATGTGCAGACGTAGCTTGCGATGGAAGAACTTCAGCTGTCTCACGGATTCTATCATTGTTTTTTGGTCTTCCTGGCATGATCCTGTCCGGAGGAGGCATAACTACAACATCAGTGTGAGTTTTCCACAATTGCATCCCGTTCACAGGACGAAGCAACGAACTATAACAAAGCTTCCACTTCTCAACTGAATACCAATCAGAGACAACTGTTTCTGGTAGCTTTGTTTCTCCATATTCAGTCCACATAGCAGACATAATATGGCAACATGGTATGCCACTCACGTCATATGCCCTGCAAGTACAAGAAACAGCACCTCGAACATACACTCGATATTTATTTCTACCATGATCCACCTCATACCATCCTCTTCCTGAAGGAAGGGGATGACACcacttaagatttttttttcgcTTTTCCATCACAGCTCTTGCCTTTGGTGTGATCAGCCCAGTAGCATTATGCATCTCTTTAATTTTTAACATGTTACTGGACATAACATGTCTCCTTATGTCCTCTAGCAATGCGACCACTGGTTTCCGTCGAGCATCTTTTAGCACAGCGTTATAGGACTCGCTATGGTTGTTTTCTACGGCAGCAGACTTTGTTAGATCATTAAAAAATGctctacaacaagaaaaaaaacagaataatGATAAGCACGTGGAAACGTTCCATCCGTCCTTCCCACAGCAGTCAAGAGTTGTCCTTTCATCCGTCCTTTAAGAAACGTTCCATCCAAATGAATTACACGTCTACATGCACTTTTCCATCCACTTTTTTGAGCTTCAAAGCATGTGTAGAACTTTTCAAAAACCTTATCCTTTGTCCCTAATATAACGGTTGAACCAGGATTTGACTCACGAAGCTCTTCTGCATAATCAAACATCCTAGTGAACTGCTCAGCATATTCATCACTAATTATGTGTAACATGATTTGTCTTGCACTCTGGCATTTTGATTTTGGAACCCGGAGACCTTGGATTAGCAACCTTTGCATCATCTGATCCGCACTCAACTTTTGATTAGTCCTGAACTCATTCAGAAAATCAGATGCTATCTTAGGTGCACTATATAATTTCACTACACCTGTTGGATAACAAGTGTGAGTGCAAATGTAGGATCTCACAACCATATTAGTAGACCGGCTATTCACTGACGCATATATCCTCCAACTACAACAATCTTGTACACATGCTGCAGCTAATTTCTTACTTTCAGATTTTTGAAAACGGATATTGACCTTCTCTTTGATAGCATACTTCTCAATCGCTTTCTTGCAACTTTCTTTGGAGAAAAATGCTTGACCAACAAAAAAAGAACTTTGATTGCCATCATCATCTGAATCATCAGTCTCAGCATAATCATCACGGTAAAAGTCAGTAGGTTCATCAtcaggttcttcttcttcttcctcttctccaacAAGCACATCTTCCAGATATGGATCATCATCCCTAACAACATACAGATTCATACTTTCCAATTCATGAGTGCACTTAATCATTTCCGCAACATCGGCATCCCCACACAATTCCTTCCGACTATTATCTtctcttgatggaaaatatgaaaatttactCATATTATCTGCAAAACCTTCATTCTGAACCATACCTACTAGCATTGATACACTTGGACTTTCAAACTCTACTTTACATCATCTTATATCACCACCAATATATAAACCGTTTGAAGTCCAGTATCCACCCACATATAGTCTAAAGAAACTTGTCCTGCATCAACATAGATAAATTATGTATAAGTCAATGTTCTTGACAAATGTGTTATACTTATAAGATAAAGACTAAACTTTTGATCAAAAAAGTGACACACGACAAAGATTCTTGGCCACTAAAACTCTAGAAGCATTAAAAGAAAGGCAAAAGAAATATGGACTCATACAGAGTGTGGTGACTCACGTGAGATGACCACTAAACTCGTAAAGTTAAGACAAAATAATGTGAAAACACAACAACCAACAAAAGAATTTGATTTACTTTATCATCTTTGACCACAGAGAATCGATGAGTACGGTTCCCTGGTCTTCCAATCAGGTTAACAATCTCTATCTCTATCGCCCACCTCCCGttcaacttttttataaattttagggTTTATTGTTGTGCGTTAATGACCTCCAAACTTTGtgtagtttttaataaaaatcttgttgtttctattatttaatagatgtgttttattttcttatttcagTTAAATGGGTTAAAGAGGAAAAGAAAACGTTTAACAAACGGAGGGTTAAGTTTTCTAACAGATTCAAGTTAAGgatttatttcaattttaaaatacttgaaGGTTTTAAAATGGATGGCATTATAGTTGAGGGTTTGTTTCATTAAATTCCCCAATTGTGAATGAAACTTCATGGACCTTACAAAACCGTGTTATATGTGGTATACATTAATAACGTatttaataaatagaaaaataaacggTTCACATAAAGTCatgaatttaaataaatttgataaaaaaatcagtcgtgccaaaaagaaaaatatataaatctgaAGCCTCCATCAGCTTGAAAATTCGAAAAGAAAGGCATcacaggaggaggagggagGCTCATCatcaatcaacggtccagattcTCATCATCCCTTTACCGGCAGACACAACAAAGCGCTTTCAGTTATGGTAAGTCGTTGTCGACTGAAGTTTTTGATGGTTTTTATATTGTTCCGACTTGTGAGAGATCCGATGTGATTGTGCAGAGACTGAACTCGAGCTTAGCTTCTTCAACGAGTATATCGTGTACCACTTTCAATATCTTGGCTCCCATTTATAAACGCGTTGACCAACTGGTTTGTTTGttcccttcttcttcctcctcatgTCTTTTGATTTTCCGAAATTTTCTCACTAGACGACATTGGTTTTGTTGTGTGTACAGAATCAGAGCAATCGAGAGAGCCATTCTCGCGACCTTTGGTATACTCGGAACCAGGATATATTAGAGTTGTTACTCCATCAACGCTCTTCCGTGATCTGTCTACAGGTAATAAGATTATAATATAAATCTTCTAAAAAGTCAACGTTGACTCTTTTGTATGTGGTTAAAAGAGAATTGTGACTGTTCATTAGGAAGTTTGGGTTGCAAATGAAGAATTGGCGAACATGTACCATGATCGCCTTGCCACTGCAGGCTACGATATTTTCCAGTTGCCTAGAACAAACCGTCGTGGCGATGGTAAGTAAAGGTTCTCCATTTTATCATGCTGttaatttaaacaattttcCCGCTCTGGTTAGGACTTATGAGTACAAAGATACTGTTCTTGCTAAATTGTTCTAGGTATAATTAACATTTCTTTTCAAAGTCATTAGAATCTTAAGAGGCTTGACGTCAGTTAACAGTAGATTAGAGAGAACGTAGATGGGGCAATCTAAAGATACATTTTGTGATCTATCTGATTGCTTGCGATCAAAGTTAGGTCTCTTTTCTTGTCTCATTTGTGAGTGATTGAATTTATTTCTTAACAGGTCTTTTAACAGCCATCCATAAGGACTACTTTGAACTTGTAAATTACCGGGAGCTGCTGTTTAACGATTTTGGAGACCGTGTTGCTCAGCTCTTACATGTCAAATCGCTTGTTCCCTTCCCTTCTTTTAATGGGAAACAAGATGTTCAGCAAGAAGTTCTTATAGTCAACACTCATCTCTTGTTCCCACATGATTCTACTTTATCTATTGCAAGATTGCGTCAGGTTTGCCTTCTTTCTTTtcgttttgcttctttttttgtgattgtttggTTTGATAATCTCTGCCTCTCTTGACAGGTTTACAAAATTCTCGAATATCTTGAAGCTTACCAAAAGGAAAATAAACTTACCCACATTCCCATTATTCTCTGCGGGTGAGAGATTCTTGTCTTAAAAGAGTAATTGAAATTGTGTCCTCACCAGTACAGTCTACTCAAAGACTTTGAATTATTGATTTTATTTCAGTGACTGGAATGGAAGCAAGCGTGGGCATGTGTACAAATTCTTGAGATCCCAAGGGTTCATATCATCATATGATGTTGCTCATCAGTATACGGATAGTGATGCTCATAAGGTTAGAAATCTCCTACCAACTTTCCTCCATCATCATTGTTATTAAAGCCTGGTTCATCCTTAACTGTTTTACTTCTTATATTTCTTCAGTGGGTTAGCCATAGAAACCACAGGGGTAACATATGCGGAGTTGATTTCATATGGCTATGTAACCCTACTAGGAGCAATTCAAGAAAACCATTGAGAACAAGTTGGGTGGAAGCTGTTTTCAGCATTATCAAGGTGAGTGAGATTGATTGCAAATATCCACAAACAAAGATTGTTAATCACTTTTTGTATAATTCTTGATATGTTCTTGATGGTGTTTCCAGTATCAACTCCAGAAAGCTTCCATAGCTGAAGACAATAAGGCATTTGCCATTCTTGGAGGAAATCTAACT is part of the Brassica rapa cultivar Chiifu-401-42 chromosome A09, CAAS_Brap_v3.01, whole genome shotgun sequence genome and harbors:
- the LOC103843764 gene encoding uncharacterized calcium-binding protein At1g02270, with the protein product MRLNSSLASSTSISCTTFNILAPIYKRVDQLNQSNRESHSRDLWYTRNQDILELLLHQRSSVICLQEVWVANEELANMYHDRLATAGYDIFQLPRTNRRGDGLLTAIHKDYFELVNYRELLFNDFGDRVAQLLHVKSLVPFPSFNGKQDVQQEVLIVNTHLLFPHDSTLSIARLRQVYKILEYLEAYQKENKLTHIPIILCGDWNGSKRGHVYKFLRSQGFISSYDVAHQYTDSDAHKWVSHRNHRGNICGVDFIWLCNPTRSNSRKPLRTSWVEAVFSIIKYQLQKASIAEDNKAFAILGGNLTYSGFCQELQKVNLMGIPHGLSFQETKELWVRADLARNGVFDYEKLKKTWNMRTVDQSKKCKERVMESKKEEEAVGLKVKKAVLFPQETEKGLWPEDYSLSDHACLTVQFSLVKIISSKNFV
- the LOC103843763 gene encoding uncharacterized protein LOC103843763 → MSSNMLKIKEMHNATGLITPKARAVMEKRKKNLKWCHPLPSGRGWYEVDHGRNKYRVYVRGAVSCTCRAYDVSGIPCCHIMSAMWTEYGETKLPETVVSDWYSVEKWKLCYSSLLRPVNGMQLWKTHTDVVVMPPPDRIMPGRPKNNDRIRETAEVLPSQATSAHEKVQMTCSNCQQVGHNIRSCKREAVPKPTKKPRGRPRKKQKTMAEENVTTQPTQSSIIS